GAACTTCCAGAACCTGCGTGACGCGGGCGACCCCGTCGAGCTCGCCGCCCGCTATGCCGAACAGGGCGCCGACGAACTCACGTTCCTCGACGTCACCGCCACCGTCGACGACCGCTCGACGACGTACGACATGGTGCAGCGGGTCGCCGAACAGGTGTTCATCCCGCTCACCGTGGGCGGCGGCATCCGCTCGACCGACGACGTCGCGCGCCTGCAGGGCCACGGCGCCGACAAGGTCGGCGTCAACAGCGCCGCGATCGCGCGCCCTGCGCTCATCGGCGAGATCGCCGACCGATTCGGCGCGCAGGTGCTCGTGCTCTCGCTCGACGTGAAGCGCTCCGACCGCACGCCGTCGGGCTTCGTGGTCACGACCCACGGCGGTCGCACCGA
The DNA window shown above is from Agromyces cerinus and carries:
- the hisF gene encoding imidazole glycerol phosphate synthase subunit HisF; the encoded protein is MSLAVRVIPCLDVAAGRVVKGVNFQNLRDAGDPVELAARYAEQGADELTFLDVTATVDDRSTTYDMVQRVAEQVFIPLTVGGGIRSTDDVARLQGHGADKVGVNSAAIARPALIGEIADRFGAQVLVLSLDVKRSDRTPSGFVVTTHGGRTETDLDALEWARRGIELGAGELLVNSIDADGTKTGFDLELTALMHELSTVPVIASGGAGAVADFPPAIAAGADAVLAASVFHNGELTIGEVKAALAADGRIVR